A region of the Haloarcula rubripromontorii genome:
CGAGGAACCTTGCCTCCTGTGTCACTTCCCTCCCGACACCGCTGAAACAGACGCGGCCTGTGCCGCGGGGGGAGCACCAGCCGGTGACGAGTCAGAGGACGAAGGGCCGGACGCTGCTTTTCCCTTCGCGTCGTTTCTGGCAGGGTGTTTCATCGCCGCCGAACTTGCAAAACTCCCGTTCGACGAGCACCCGTTTGTCGAGCCCATTGCGCTCGTCCGAACGTTGACCGATCTAAGCGGCGTCGGTGCAGTAATGCAGTACGCCTCCAGCGGGAGCGATGACTGCTCCTTCTGTCCAGAGGAGTACCCAGAAGCGCATCGGGCTACCATTGAAGGAACTCGGTTCGCACATCTTACTGGAGTCGACCTATAACCAGCTGACCACTCGAATCCGGCTGCGTGGAGCTAGGACAGGTAGCGATGACCTGTCTTCAGTCGTCAACTTCCGTTACGGTCACCGGGTGTAGCATCTCGGCACCTCTGCCGGTCTCTACGATAGCGTCGTAGATCTCCCTCAACTACAGGAAACCAATGTTCTTCCGGAGTCGTGACGTCGATGGTAGGTATCCCTCTGCAGCAGCTTCACTCGCCCTGTCCGCATAATAGGTCGTTATCGGAAGTCGGGCAGTCGCGCTGATTGCACCGATATGAGATTGAGAGAGGAGATACACCTGTGATGTGAGGGTTTCGATGTCTGTAGTTCCCTCCTTTCGCTCCACCTGAATTGGCTGGGGAAGACCGGTGTACTGGCTGGTTGCTTGCGACTCCGGTTTTCCGAATGAAGCTAAGATGGCGTGTGCTTCCTTCTCGTTCAGGGCCGCGATTCCTTTGTCCGGAACGTTTGCCTGACCACCCTGTAGGTTGAGGACGCGTGCAGGTGACTGCTTCCGGATCTCAACGATGTCGTAGGTGATCGAAAATTCCTCGAGAAGTTCCTTGACAGGCCCCAGATTCTCGTTCATGAAGCCGTCACGGTGGATGACGATGTGCCCGGGATACGACTCCCGTTCCTGTTTGTACCCCACGATAGCCTGTCGGACGATGTCCTTGAGCTTGCCGGGTGGAATCTTCTCCCCGGCCTGAGGATTCGCGGATGTGTAGCCGAGAATCGTGCCATCGTCGTAGATGCTCGTCGTGGAGGCAGCAACGTGAACGCGATCGTCACTATCCTTCGGGTACCGATGGGAAACGTCAATCCCGATGAAGAGGTCTGCCTCCCCGGGCATAGAGTCCTCCGCGGTAAACGGAACGCCACCGGCGGCTGCAACGAGTCCAAGAGCGATGTTCGGGAGAGCGTTGTCGTCGCCAAGCGTGTCGATGTGCGCCATCTGACTGTCGACACGTTTCTGTCGGAGTGCTTTCTTCACCTCGTGGTAGATGTCGCTCGGATCGCTCGCGCCGAGATTGAATCCGTCTGGTGGAAGAATCACGCACGCGGCTGTGTACTTGTTGTCATCCGGGATGTCGTAAATCAGATCGCCGTAGATTGCATCGGCGCTGTCATCGATGTTGTACTCGTAACGGTCGACACTGTCGGCTTCAGAACCGATTCGGGAGAGAATCCTCTCGAGATTTTCCCATCGATCTTCGTGTGGGCCCTTGTTTGGATGGATGATACAGACGTTGAACTCGTCTGGAGGCTGGTAGACCGAATTCGAAGTAATTCGTTTCGGGTGGTCACCCGACTGTCCTTCACCGAACTGGAGGATGTCAGCGTCCTTCTCAAAGAGTCGTTCGATGGAGTATGTCTCGCTCTCGGACAATGGGGTTGGATCAAACACCACATTCAAGTCCTGCAGCGGAACCGCGTCAAGGTCTTCCACGAACGTGGTGCTTCGCTCAAGACATCGCTGTGCGGACAGCCGAGTCTTCCCTTGTATGTCGCTATTGAACTCTGAAGCAAATGATTTGAGATTCTCGAAATGCGGCTGGAGAACGAGCAACTCTTGGGGATATGCTTCCGTGTTGAGACTCCCCTGTTTCGTGACCTGCACGACACGATTGTTGGCCTGCTCGAATTCATCGATCGTTGTCGGAGCGACCTTTTTCGCCCCTCTATGATATTCGACGACACTCTGATTGCCCAACTGCCGAAGTTTGTCTTGGGCCTTTGCCTGCAGGAGTTCGTCGAAATATGCTCCCTTCCCGGATTCTCGATAGCTAACGTTCAAACGGAGCCCTCGATACAGCCGCGACTGATCCACGTCATCGAGCCGGTAATCCGAGATAATCTTGTGACGGAAGTCGATGAAGAGGTAGACGCGTCCCTTAGTGGTCACAGAAAAGGCGAGGTTATACCTCTCGTGTAACCGGAAACCTTCCTTCTCTACGATCGGCTCTTGTGACAGTATCTTGTGAATACCGTGATCCGTGCGGTAGTCGTCGGACAGTTGGCGCTTGGCGACTGTCTCGAGAAAGTCCTTGAGGATCCTCCGATCCTCGTAGCGTTCGTAATCGAGTTGGCGGGAATCTTCTACGTGGTTGATCCGGAAGTCGTCGAGACTGACCGATGTAGGGTCGATTCGGTCGAGACTGACAAGCCGGAGCGGTTCGACTACCGCGACGACCGGTGGCTGGTCGTGTTGACGGATAATCTCTCGACGGGCCTTGTACGTGTCTCGGAGAGCCTCCTCCTCATCATCCGGAAGATAGCCGTCGATCGTGACTAGTTCGTACTCATAGATTTGTAGTGGTGGGACGCGTCCCTTACTCGCAAAGCCGGTCAGGGCGTGTCCGGTCGTGGTCATCGCCGGATCAGGGACGTCTGCGAGAGCGTCGTCGATTTCATCGTCAAGCGAGGAGGTATCTTCCTCCTGCCCACCGTCATTTGACTGTGTCTTCGTCTCGAGTGGCGCACCGTCTAGCGAAGTATCCTGCGAGGAGGGATTCGGAGTGTCTGATTCTGACGTACCATCTCCAATACCACTATCTTCGGGCGTTCCCCGGCTGATTTGGGTATCCTCGGTCGCATTCAGGTTGTAAAACACTCGGCCACTCGATTCATTCGTGGTGAATCGAATATCCGAGAGCGTGTATGTCGCGTCCCGGTCGAAGTCGTGTTCATAGACTTCCTCGGGAGTACTATTCGACCAGAGGGTGATATACCGGCTTGTCCCTGTTCCGTCCGTGTACTGTAGCTTCTTGTTGCCCGGGCCTTGGCTCGGATTGCTGTACGCGCCCTCGACCTGAATGACGACGGTGTACGTCTGATACTCCTCGAGGTCTTGCGATACGTCAGTCTCGTCCAATCGGATTTCTTCGTCAGTCATGAGTAGAGTCTGTGTCGGGGATTGAGAGACCGCTCGTCGTCTCGAACGTAATTTTCGCTCCAGCGTGCCGTTTGACGTTGAATGTGAACGATTCGGTCGCAATGACGCTCCCCCGAATGCCGACTACACGTCCCTCCTGACGATCCCCGGTAGCCAGCTCCGAGTGCGTCGACACTACTTCATTATTCACATCACTTGCTCGGTGAGAAACCGATACAATCCGTTCCCGGACTTTGTCGGTAGAGAGTCCCTCTAACGCGTAGCAATCCTTGAGCCGTTCAGGGAAGTATGTAGCTGCTTCACGGGCGGTCTGTACGAGTTGCTCGACCGGCTGTTCGGTCGGGACATACCACGAGTTGTCCGCCTTGCTCGGATACTCCTCGGCGAGTTGGGTCTCGATGAGCCCGGCGACCTTCCGATTGTGGCACTCGCCGATGATGATCGCGTGGGTTGCCCCCTGCTCAGCCCATCGTGTGTGCCGGCGGTCAGCGCGAGTAATCCCAACCTTGACCTTGTCCTTGGCGACGAGATAAACAACGAAGTTGTGGGCACACGCGTCTCGTTTGTACTCGGGGTAAGGGCAGTTACGCCACGAACACTCGGTGCCCGGATTCCAGATGCAGGGAGTCATCGGAGGTGTCCCTGCGCAGTTACTGCACAGACCCCGATCTAGGTCGACGTCCGCCCCACAAGAGGGACACACTTCATCCTCGTGAATTGTGATGCGAACGTCTTCACCGATCAGCGCGTCGCAGTTTATGGGGTGTTCAAACCCGAAGAATTGCAACGCGGGTCGCCCTTTGTACCACGTGATGTGGTCAAGATACCCCTCGCGCTGGTGCGTGTAACTAGCATCTTTCTCTCCGAACGAGTTCAGGCCAACTTGATAACCGCTCATGTTACCTCAGGGAGAGATGCGCATGTTCGTGAGATTGGGAAGACAGACGGATGACTGCTGTACCGGTCGTTTCTCGGCACAGATGTTCGTCGAGCTCGGGGTTGTTACCATCACTTCTGCCATACCGTCTCGTCCGGGAGGTAATGAATATCATGACAGGATTCGAGAGAGGAATCCGCGGCCACCTTCGTTGATGTCGAAGGGGAACCAATCTTCGACCGCATCTTCCTCCTTGATGATGACTTGGTGTCCGTCGTTGCTCGCTCGCGCTTCGTTCGGGAGGCTTCGAGCGTACTCACGGACGGAGCTGTAGACGCTAAGGGACTCGTCAAACTTGGCGACTAGCTTACCGTTTCGGCGCTGGAACTCAACGAGATTGCCGTCGACGGCGTCTTGCCAGAGGTACTTCCCGAGGTCATACTTCTCCTCAGCGGGGCGTTCGGGGAAGTATTCCGGCAGTTCACGACCGGCACGCTCGTACAGATCTGCGAAGACGTTCCGTGCCTCCGCGAGCGTGTCGTCGTCTTCCTCTCGGATCACGATGTCACGGTCACGGAACTCCTGAGCGAACCACGTGAACAGCGGGTTTGAGCGTTCGGTCAGCTTGCTCGCGTACTCTGCTGTCTTGTGTGTCTGCTCGAACTGGACATCCAGATACAGCGTCTTTGCCCGGTGCTGAATGCGAGACCGCGGCAAGTTGTCGTTGCTGATAAACGCGAGTGCGGGGAAGTCGGCATCGCCCGTCCAGTGTTTCTGGCGGAAGTTGAGGTAAGCTTCGGTGTCGATGTCACTCGGGTTCATGTCGTCGAAGACGACCGGGAACACCGAGTCCACCCGTCGTACGGAACGAAGCGTCGTCGTGTTGAGTTTGTCTCCGTCCTCCGGTTCGGACACGTGACCGTCGGAGAGCATGTGGAATGCATACCGTGCGAGTGTTCCCTTTCCGCTCCCCGGCTCACCGTAGATGTAGAGGCTCGGCAGGAATTTGTCGAGGTCGATACCGCGGTTTTTGTAGACGCTAGCATAACGATTAGCGAACGGTGCCCAGAAGAACCAGATGATCGCCTCAAACATCTGTGCCTTTACGGCCACCGGATGCGCTGTCTTGCCGAACTTATCCACGGCCTCAAAGTACTCCTCGAGCTGTTCGAGTGCCGCGTCGACGCGTTCGGGGTCGTCCGGTACCTCGCGCATCAACTCAAGCTGAAGGTCGTCAGGCGTCTGCAACACCAGCTGATCGTCATCGGTGAACCACATCTTCGGAGCGCCGAACTTCTCCTTCGCGTGCTGACTGACCGCACCGGGGGACGCTCGAAGTTCGCTTCCTTCGATAGAACCGTCGAGCGATCGAAACTCGTCCTTCCAATCGTTGGGCACGTTCTCGTACCCCTGTAGCGTTTGGGAGATCTGGACGTCGCTCTCCTCCTCATCGTCTGTGATCGAGACTGTGAGGTCTGCCTCCTCCTCCTCGAAGTCTCCAATGATGGTCGCTTTCCGGACGTTCGCCTCATCGAGTCGCTCCGTGAGTGCCTGCTCGACTTCGGCTTCCTCCGACTCCGAAGTTGTCCGTCCCGCGATCCACGCGTGAACTTCTTCTTCCTGTTTCTCTTCGGGGAGCTCTTCGACGCGTTCAGTGAGATCCTCCATGAACACCTCACCGTAATCGCGCATCTCCTCGTACCATTCCTCGAAGACGGCGTCAAGGCGTTGGCCGCCATCAGTGTAGAAGACAACGATGACGTTCTTCTGGTAAGTCGATTTCCACGCCTTCTTGCTGAGATTCGGTGATCCCACGATGTTCGTCCGTGTACCGTCCTCGTGTTCGAGGATGTAGAGTTTGGAGTGTACCTCGTTGTTGTTGATTGCGGGGAGAACGATCTGGAGGCGTTCCTCGCGCTGGAGTCGTTCGAGGCGGGCGGCGAGCTGCTCCTTGCCCCGGAGCGACTCTCGATAGTCCTTCGTGCTGTCGCCGACCACGACTTCCATCTCGTCAACATCAATGTCGGCGAAAACGCTGTCGAGCATTTCCGGTGACTCGGAATAGGTGACGGCGCGAATTTTGCGCACATCTTCCGTAAAGTACGTCTCGAAGTTCTGCCACCGTTTCAGCGTCGCCAGCTCGAGCGTGGCTTTTTCGCCAGTGTCGGCGAACTCCACCTCCGCTTCCAGCATCGTGTTGGGATTGTCGCTCATGGGTTGACCACCTGTTTAGGATCGTCAGTCGTGTCGTACCACGGGGTAGTCGAGTCCACGAATCTCGACCGGCCGGACGTTCGGCGCCTTAATCACCGCCTGCCCCTGCGAGAACGTCGCAAGATCCTCAGGAGCATACCGACCGGGAATCGGGATGTCCTCTCCTATTTCCTCCTCGAGCTGGAGGTATATGCGCGTCCGCAACTGTGAGCGAATCTGGTCGTCGATGTCAGTTGGCTCCTGCGTCACCAGCGCGAGGCCGAGGTTGTATTTGCGGCCACGCTTGGCGATTCTCCGGAACGACTGGACGATCGAGCGGGTTTGCACGGTCGACGTGTCGCCGAGGAACTCGTGGGCTTCGTCAAGACCGAGCAAGAGCGGCGTATCAGCGACGTGTGGATCGGGGTCGTCCGTGGCGAGCTTGTTCTCCACGATGTAGGTCAGCAGCGCCATCACAACCAGCCGCATCTCCATGTCTTCGGGGTCGCCGAGGTGGTTCACCGGGACAATCGTGACGCGACCCGGCTGGAATAACTCGTTCGAGACATCGGTGAGCGACTGGGTGCCCGAGTCGAAAACGTCGGTGAAATAGCTCTTCTCGACCCGGCGAGTCATCCCCCGCCACATATTCTGGTTGATGTCGTGGCGAGTCTGGAGGCGATCCTCGTTGTCGTCAAGGTAGTCGATGAAGCCTTCGTACGTGGGCGTCGGATCATCACCGAAGTACGATTCGATGCAATCACGGATAGCCGCACGCGTCGGAGGCTTGGGATCGAACGGCATGATGAGTTCGGGGTTCGACTGAACAAGGTCAAACGGGATGCCGAACTCGCGGAGATTGTTGATGTCAGGTACCGTTTTCCCATCTACGGCTGGGGCGAACGTCTGGAGATCGTGCGATCCGCAAGCCCCTGTGTTAATACCTCCAACTTCGATTCCCTCCTCGTCAAGGCGCTGGCGAACGTCGTCCGGGAGGTCTTCCGGGGCGGGATCGTCACCGAGGCCACTGTACTCGGCTTCGGGATCAACAATGACCATTCCCAGTAGCCGATCTTCGGTGCCGTCGTCCGCAACGGGGATTTCATAGGTCTGGTCAGTCGCCAGTTGCCGGTATAGATTCTTGGTGAAATGGGTCTTCCCAGCGTCCGTCGACCCAGTCACGAGCGTGTGCGTATAGATCGCGGGCGTCGACGCGCTCCCCGTCCCGTCGGGCAGTTGGAAGGCTAGTGGGCTGTCCGGGGGGTGTCGTTCCCCGCCCACAGCAAGGTGGCCGACGAACGGGCCACTGTCGGGAAGGTTCAGGCCAGTCTGCAGGAACGCGTCTCCGGTGGCTTCGTAGATCTGCGTAAATGGCTTCGGAACGCGGTCGACCGTTGACCGCTCGAGGTCGTCCTCGTCTATGCCCTCCACAATTGCGATGGGATCGAGTTCGGCGGCCTGCACGTATTGGCGCTCGTCGATTGTCTCGCCATCGATCCCCCTACGGATGTCCGACTTATCATCGATGTCTGCGCGCTGTTCGTAGCCGATTTCGATGACCTCGGTGAGGAGTTCAGCGTGAGACTCGTTTTCTCTACCCGGGTACGGGATCTGGATGTAGTCGCCGAGGCGAAGGGCGTCCCGCGTGTCACTTCGAATGTAGCCGATGATCTCGTGAGCGCCGCGGCGGACGCTGAGCCCCTCGCTGGCAGTGACGTGCCCTAGCGGCTCGGTCGTCGCAGTCGTTCGGAGCCCCCGGGTCTGGGGCCTCCCTCCGAATTCGAGGTTGACGGTTCCGTCTTGTCCATCGGTCTTGTCCGATTCGTTCTCGTCCTCGCCCTCTGCAAGGTCGTTCATTCGGTCGACGAACTGGTCGAAGTCCTCGTCGGTGTCGCTGTCACTCATAGTTTGGTAGTAGGTTCCGTGCTGTCAGTTGACTGTTCGGTGGAGGAGTCGGTTGCTTCCCGTCCGTTGGATGTCCCCGAGTCATCCGAGGCAACGATGTCTGGCTCTCTCGCAAGGCTGGGGCCGCCGCCGAAACCCCATCGCCTGTCCGTATTGTAGTCACCGACCTCCTCGGTGCCTCGAATAAGGCTGACGAGGTGGCGGCGGGCCTCGCGGGAGATTCGTGCCCGGTCGTCGGCCCTCTTCACGGCGAACGGTACGTCTCCGGCCTCCGCGATGTGGGCCAGTGCGAGCTGCTGGAGACGTAGCCGATCCTCTCTCGAGTCCACCAACATCAGCGGAGCCTCAACGCGGAGGACAATATCGTCGGGTAGCCGAACGAAGAAGAACGCTCGCCGGAAATCCCGTGGTTCGCGATCCTCCGCCATCTGGAAGCCACCGAGCGGCTCGACATCGTTCCCGTAGACGCGCTGGTTAGAGCGAACGAGCCACGACGTGAACGTCAGGTGGTCGGGCTCGCTGTCCGCTAGTAGGGACGAGATGAACTGGGAATCGTCATCCCACGGGATACGTGGCGAGTCGTCGAGAGCGTCTGTCTTTGCGGTCAGCGCAGCCACGACATCATCGGAGCGGAGCGTCTTAGCGAACCCGAGTGTTGGCAGACCTCGGCTGGCTAACGTGTCGATCGCGTCGAGACGAGACTGGATGGCAGAGGCGGCGACCCCCATTTTCTCGATCTCCTCAAATTCGATCGCGGCGTCCGCACTGCGACTCGTCCGCGTCATATTGACGAACGGGAGCACAGACATTGGATAGAGGCTCCCATCGAGGAAGAGGGGGCCGTCAATCACATCCGCTAGTCGCTTGCTGTGCCAGCACTCGGCGGGGACGCGTGCCGAGGCGCCGACCCATCGGTCGAGTTCGCTCCGGGCGGGCGCCTCCTCAACGGGAACGAGCGTGAGGCTTACGTCGCCGTCAATCAGGTCGACCGGTGAGTCGACATCCTCGAAATCGGCGTGAACGGCCGCCGTCAGGGTCTCCAGTTCTTCAACGCTCTCATCGCAGTCGCCGAGGGCCCCGCCGCTAGCCACGGCGGCCGAAGCCACCATTCCGTTGCGGAATTTCTTGGACGGTACCGTGCTGGCATCGACGCCGTACCAGCAGTCGAAGAGCGCGCCATCGGCGAGTTCCGCCGCCGATTCGCGGTAGACGCGTGGGGGCTCAAGGGTATCAATCTCGCCTCCATCACGCGCCATATAGCCGCGGAATAGCTCTCGTGCATTCGGAATGTCGTCGTCTCCATCGGCATTCTCGTCGATGAAGCGGAACACCTCTTCAAGCGCGGAGACGGCGTCGTGCGAGACCATGGTTAATCATCCCCGGCAGCAGCCCCTTCACTGGGGTCGCTCGTGTCGTCCTGCTCGACATCAGTCTCGACCGTAGAGGCTCCGTCACCGTCGTCCATCTCGACGTGAATGCGGTGATCGGCATCTTGGATGAGACCCTCATAGCGGTCGACGACGAACACCTGCGGCACGTTCCAATCACGGATGCTGTCGACGGCCTCCTCGAGCTGGTCGATATGGGCCTCGTCGAGGTGGTTGGTCGGTTCGTCGAGAATGAAGGGTGGAAGCCGATCGTCGCGCCCCTCGGCCTGATCGGCAAGGACACGGTAGACACCCGCTCGAAGGGCGATCGTCACAAGGACGCCCTCGCCGCCGCTGGCTTTGTGCGGGTCGCGTGCGGTGTCTGTTCCGCTGACCAGCCGGAGATTGTAGTCCTCGTCAATGTCGACCGCCTCATACGTGCTGTTCTGGTAGAGATCGCGGAATACCTTGTTCGTGTGGTGCTTCAGACGGTCGAGAACACGCTTTCGCATCCGCGTCTGTACCTCTTCGTAGGTGTCGGTAATCGCCTCAAAGTCGCCGAGAAGGGACTGGGCCCACTTGATCTGCTCCTCAAGGCCAGACTTCTGGTCGCGCTTGTCTCGGAGCCGGCCGAGCCGATCCTCAGCCTTACTTTTGGCTGCCTGCGCGTCGTCCCGCTTCTCCCGGGCGGTCTCGAGTTGGCCATCTAAGTCCTCGATCAGGCTCTCTGCCTGCTGCTCCTGCTCTCGCAGCTCCTCCATCGTCGTATCGTCGAGTTCCGTCTCCAGCGATTCGATCTCGTCCTCGAGCTGCTGTAGTTCGTCGCGCTTCTCCTCGAGCTGCTCTTCCTTGTCGTCGCGCCGCGAACGATGCCCTTCACGATCGCTCTCCAGCGTGTCGATTTCGCTGTGAGCGTCACGAGCATCACGGGCGGCGTCGCGGGCCGACTCCACGGTAGTTAGCTTCTCCTCTGCGTCCTCGAGTTCGTCCTCTGCGTCCTCGACCGCGTCCCGGGCCTCGTCGATTTCGGCCTGCTTATCCTCGATGTGGGACTCCACCTCTTCGATTTCGTCTTCGACATCCGCCAGCTCATCGCGCGCCGCCTCGAGTTCGCGTTCGGCATCTTCGACCGCCTCGACGGTGTCCTCGACCGCTGTGATGGCTTCGATTGCCTCTTCGCCATCTTCGATTGCGGCTTCGAGGCGTTCGATGTCATCGGTCAGAGATTCGACGTCTTCCTTCAGGGCGTCTCGGGAATCGCGCGCCGCCTCGATGTCGGCCTCAAGTTCATCGATCTCGTTCGCGGCGTCGGCTAGTGCTCGGTAGCTGGCCGCCTCGAAGAGCGCCTCCGCGACCGCTTGGACGCGGGCGAGTCGCTCGTCCGCGGTGTCGAGGTCTTCTCTGGCCACTTCGGCAGTCGACCGAGCGGCGTTCCTCTCGTCCTCCAGCCGATCTATGTGTTCGCCGTAGTCGTGAGTGGCGCCGATGTCGCCCCCGTCAAGTGGCCACTCGCTATTCGCCAGTGACCGCAGATCCTCGACCCGTGCCGTCGTACGCCCTACGATCTCACGTGCGTCCGCAAGATCTTCGGCCGCTCCACGGTGGTTGTCGAGAGCGGCTTCTAGCTCGTCCGGGAGACTCCCGGTGAATACGGTATCGATGTCTTCAGCGGAGACGGAGAATCCGAGTGTGGTCGCTTTCTCGTTGGCTCGGTTGACCGCTGCCTCGAACGCCGCCTCAGGGTCGTCCACGTCGGCCTCGAGGCTCTGACGGATGTCTTCGTGTCGGTCGCGTGCGTCAGACAGCTCTGTCTCCATCTCGCTGATCTCGTCAGCGAGGCGTGAACGACGGTCGCGCTTGGTTTCCCGCTCCGATTCGAGATCAGATTTCTCGTCTCGAAGGTCGTTCATCCTGCTGCGGACGGCTGCCTCGTGATCATCAATGTCGCCCAGTGGGGCCTCGAGATAGTCACGCAGCAGATCGTCGCGCTCGTCTCGATACTGTTCGAGTTCCTCCTCTGCGTCGTCTAACGCCGATTCGGCCTCCTTGACGGCGCTGCGAGCGTCCTCTTGCCGATCCTCAGCGTCGTCGAGATCATCTTTGAGGTCGTCAAGTTCGTCCTCTAGTCGGCCGACCGTCTCCTGCGCGCTATTGAGGGCGCTTCGCTTCTGTTCAGCGTTGCTACTTACTGCGTCATATCTGTCCTCGTAGTGGTCGACCGCCTCGCTGGCCTCTTCAGCGTCCGTGAGATCAAATTCGTCAATCTCGTCGTCAAGATCGACGATGCGCTCCCGGTGATCGCTGATTTTCGCGTCGCACCGATCGATATTCTCCCCCAACTCCTCGATCTCCGTTTCGAGGTCGCTGATGGCATTTTTGACGTCGTCGCGGTCGTCGCGCAAGTCATCGAGTTCGGACTTCCGTTGCTGGTGATCGTCGATGTCGTCCTTGATGTCCCGCAGTCGCTCGCGGGCCTCCTCGATGCCGTCGGACAGTTTTTCCATGCGCCCGTCCAGTTCCTCGACCTCCTCGGCTTTCGCCTGCATCGTAGCCTTCGGATCGTCTGCCTCGAGTTGGCGGATGTCGTCACGGACAGTCGAGAGACGCGACCGCTTGTCTTCCAACCAGTCCTCGACAGGGCTGGAAACCTCGTTGATGTCCGCCTCGTACTCATCGGGAGCAGTCAGGCCGAGCAGGTTGTCGAGGATCTCCGCACGCTTCTTCGGGGTGGCCTCGATCAGCCGGTTCAGTTCCGTCTGCTGGGCGTAGGTGCTGTTGGCGAACGCCTCGTAGTCCATCCCCAGTAGCCGCGTTACTTTCTCCTCGATGTCGGTCGACTTCTCCGAGTATGTTTCCCCAGTATCGAGGTTAGTCATCTCGGCTTGGGCCCTCGCGCCCCCGTCACTGCGCCGGGAGACGTCGACTGTAATCTGGTACCGAGTGTCGCCGACGCTGAAGACGAGTTCGGAAGTAGCACTGTCTGCGCCGTCCTGAATCAGGTCGACGAGTTCGTGCGCACCAATGCGATTCCGGCCGCGGTAGGGGTACAGTGTCGTGTACAGCGCGCGGGCGATAGTCGACTTACCGGCACCGTTGGGGCCGTAAATCAGCGTTAGTCCTTCACCGAACTCGATTTCCAGTTCGTCGTAGGATTGGAAATTGGATAGGGTGAGCCGTTCGAACTTCATGCGTCTCCCTCCGTTGAGGTGTCGCCAAATCGCTCGGAAGCCAGTTCGTGGAATCGTTCCTTGGCGTTCGCACGCCGCCGCGTATCGGCGAGGTCGGGATCTGCGTTACGCAACATATCTTCAAGTTCGCGAGCCTCCTCGCTGATGTCCAGCTCGCCGACCGCGTCGTTTAGCTCGGCGTCGACGTCAATCTCGCTCTCGGTGTCGAGGTCACCGAGATCACCCGTGATGGCCTCGACTACCCGTTCGTCGGTTACGTCAGCATGGACAACATCGCGTGCGTGCAGGTAGTCGAGGATTCCCTGCTTGGTCACGCCGTTCTCGGCACCGCTGACGTCCACGAACACAACCGCATCCTCCACGGGCCCCTTCTCCTGTATCTTGCGCTCGACGAGATCGAACGTGTCGGACTCACCGAACTCGATGTCGATCTCGATGAACTCGCGTGTGTCGAGCAGCAGTCGCTCGCGGTTGATGGGCGAGTCCTCGTCCGGTCGGATGGTGAGTAGATCGACTGACGGCTGCGGCGTGTCACGCGTCG
Encoded here:
- a CDS encoding DUF2797 domain-containing protein, whose amino-acid sequence is MSGYQVGLNSFGEKDASYTHQREGYLDHITWYKGRPALQFFGFEHPINCDALIGEDVRITIHEDEVCPSCGADVDLDRGLCSNCAGTPPMTPCIWNPGTECSWRNCPYPEYKRDACAHNFVVYLVAKDKVKVGITRADRRHTRWAEQGATHAIIIGECHNRKVAGLIETQLAEEYPSKADNSWYVPTEQPVEQLVQTAREAATYFPERLKDCYALEGLSTDKVRERIVSVSHRASDVNNEVVSTHSELATGDRQEGRVVGIRGSVIATESFTFNVKRHAGAKITFETTSGLSIPDTDSTHD
- a CDS encoding ATP-binding protein, encoding MSDSDTDEDFDQFVDRMNDLAEGEDENESDKTDGQDGTVNLEFGGRPQTRGLRTTATTEPLGHVTASEGLSVRRGAHEIIGYIRSDTRDALRLGDYIQIPYPGRENESHAELLTEVIEIGYEQRADIDDKSDIRRGIDGETIDERQYVQAAELDPIAIVEGIDEDDLERSTVDRVPKPFTQIYEATGDAFLQTGLNLPDSGPFVGHLAVGGERHPPDSPLAFQLPDGTGSASTPAIYTHTLVTGSTDAGKTHFTKNLYRQLATDQTYEIPVADDGTEDRLLGMVIVDPEAEYSGLGDDPAPEDLPDDVRQRLDEEGIEVGGINTGACGSHDLQTFAPAVDGKTVPDINNLREFGIPFDLVQSNPELIMPFDPKPPTRAAIRDCIESYFGDDPTPTYEGFIDYLDDNEDRLQTRHDINQNMWRGMTRRVEKSYFTDVFDSGTQSLTDVSNELFQPGRVTIVPVNHLGDPEDMEMRLVVMALLTYIVENKLATDDPDPHVADTPLLLGLDEAHEFLGDTSTVQTRSIVQSFRRIAKRGRKYNLGLALVTQEPTDIDDQIRSQLRTRIYLQLEEEIGEDIPIPGRYAPEDLATFSQGQAVIKAPNVRPVEIRGLDYPVVRHD
- a CDS encoding Piwi domain-containing protein translates to MTDEEIRLDETDVSQDLEEYQTYTVVIQVEGAYSNPSQGPGNKKLQYTDGTGTSRYITLWSNSTPEEVYEHDFDRDATYTLSDIRFTTNESSGRVFYNLNATEDTQISRGTPEDSGIGDGTSESDTPNPSSQDTSLDGAPLETKTQSNDGGQEEDTSSLDDEIDDALADVPDPAMTTTGHALTGFASKGRVPPLQIYEYELVTIDGYLPDDEEEALRDTYKARREIIRQHDQPPVVAVVEPLRLVSLDRIDPTSVSLDDFRINHVEDSRQLDYERYEDRRILKDFLETVAKRQLSDDYRTDHGIHKILSQEPIVEKEGFRLHERYNLAFSVTTKGRVYLFIDFRHKIISDYRLDDVDQSRLYRGLRLNVSYRESGKGAYFDELLQAKAQDKLRQLGNQSVVEYHRGAKKVAPTTIDEFEQANNRVVQVTKQGSLNTEAYPQELLVLQPHFENLKSFASEFNSDIQGKTRLSAQRCLERSTTFVEDLDAVPLQDLNVVFDPTPLSESETYSIERLFEKDADILQFGEGQSGDHPKRITSNSVYQPPDEFNVCIIHPNKGPHEDRWENLERILSRIGSEADSVDRYEYNIDDSADAIYGDLIYDIPDDNKYTAACVILPPDGFNLGASDPSDIYHEVKKALRQKRVDSQMAHIDTLGDDNALPNIALGLVAAAGGVPFTAEDSMPGEADLFIGIDVSHRYPKDSDDRVHVAASTTSIYDDGTILGYTSANPQAGEKIPPGKLKDIVRQAIVGYKQERESYPGHIVIHRDGFMNENLGPVKELLEEFSITYDIVEIRKQSPARVLNLQGGQANVPDKGIAALNEKEAHAILASFGKPESQATSQYTGLPQPIQVERKEGTTDIETLTSQVYLLSQSHIGAISATARLPITTYYADRASEAAAEGYLPSTSRLRKNIGFL
- a CDS encoding phospholipase D-like domain-containing protein, which codes for MSDNPNTMLEAEVEFADTGEKATLELATLKRWQNFETYFTEDVRKIRAVTYSESPEMLDSVFADIDVDEMEVVVGDSTKDYRESLRGKEQLAARLERLQREERLQIVLPAINNNEVHSKLYILEHEDGTRTNIVGSPNLSKKAWKSTYQKNVIVVFYTDGGQRLDAVFEEWYEEMRDYGEVFMEDLTERVEELPEEKQEEEVHAWIAGRTTSESEEAEVEQALTERLDEANVRKATIIGDFEEEEADLTVSITDDEEESDVQISQTLQGYENVPNDWKDEFRSLDGSIEGSELRASPGAVSQHAKEKFGAPKMWFTDDDQLVLQTPDDLQLELMREVPDDPERVDAALEQLEEYFEAVDKFGKTAHPVAVKAQMFEAIIWFFWAPFANRYASVYKNRGIDLDKFLPSLYIYGEPGSGKGTLARYAFHMLSDGHVSEPEDGDKLNTTTLRSVRRVDSVFPVVFDDMNPSDIDTEAYLNFRQKHWTGDADFPALAFISNDNLPRSRIQHRAKTLYLDVQFEQTHKTAEYASKLTERSNPLFTWFAQEFRDRDIVIREEDDDTLAEARNVFADLYERAGRELPEYFPERPAEEKYDLGKYLWQDAVDGNLVEFQRRNGKLVAKFDESLSVYSSVREYARSLPNEARASNDGHQVIIKEEDAVEDWFPFDINEGGRGFLSRILS